AGCAGCGCCTCCGGAAGCGGACGACTCGGCTGTACTCCGTCCGCAACTACCCTGCGGAGAAGGCGGCCCGGGCGATCCTGGAAGCCGTGGTGCACAACCGGGCGGTGGTTCCGGTGACGCCCGAGGCCCGTGGCGCTCGGCTGCTGTCACGGATCAGCCCACGGATGCTGCGAGGCATCGCACGACTGAAGCCACCACTGTGACGGGCGGCCTGAGTTGAGCACTTCGGGTGCCCAACCACCAGTTTCCGCACTGGGTTTGGCTTGGCCTTTGGAACGATTTGTCCAAGTCAGGTACTGCGAGCGATGTTTGCGCATGTTTGCAGCCGAGGAGCGGACTTGAGCATGTCCGTTGCGGTCACGGCCTGTTGAGTGCGGCATTTCCACCCAAAAGGAATATCACGCTTATTTGAAGGCAGAGTTGATCAACTGCCGCATAAGCGTCATCACTTGTCCACAGATTCGCCAAAAGCCCTGTGGATAAACCGAGTTGCTTGTGGATCAAACCTGGGGGCGTCAAAAAGTACCGTCTCCGCCGGATGAAATCGGGGTGCACCGGGAGACGTGACCCGGGCACTCTGGCGAGATGGACGAAAGACGCACCGTCAAGGTGTCCAAGTACCTGTCGAAGCACCTCCGCCATGAACCCGACCGGATCGGGATCAGTCTCGACGCGCAGGGCTGGGTGCCCGTCGACGAACTGCTGCGGGCGTGTGCCCGGCAGGGCTTCGCCCTCACACGGGACGAACTCGACCACGTGGTGGCGGCCAACGACAAACAACGCTTCGCCCTGGACGGCGATCGCATCCGGGCGAACCAGGGCCACTCCGTCAGCGTGGATCTCGGCCTGCCTGCGGCCGAACCGCCCGCGTACCTCTACCACGGGACCGTGGCACGGGCGCTGGAGGCCATCCGCGCCGAGGGGCTCCGGCCCATGAGCCGGCACCATGTCCACCTCTCCCCCGACCGTGAGACCGCGGTCCGTGTCGGCGCCCGCCGCGGAGCGCCGATCGTCCTTCCGGTGGACTCGGGAGCCATGCACCGGGCCGGCCACTCCTTCCACGTCACCGCCAACGGGGTCTGGCTCACCGACTGCGTGCCGACGCTCTACCTGCGCCTGCGGGAGTGACGCGGCCTGCGGGAGCCAAGCGGCCTGCGGGGGTCGTTCCTCCCACCCGCACCCCGTCCCCCGGCGGCCGACGGAGCCCCCGGTGGACCGCCGTAGAGTCGTGACCATGACCTCCTCCCGTCGACTGAGCACCGTGATCCTGCCCATCCACCGCTGGAACCAGGGCGGCCGGCCGCTGTGGGTACGCGCCGAGGAGCTGGGATTCCACGCGGCCTACACCTACGACCACCTGGCCTGGCGGACGTTCCGCGACGGCCCGTGGTTCGGAGCCCTGCCGACCCTGACGGCCGCTGCCGCGGCCACCGAGCGCCTGCGTCTGGGAACGCTCGTGACCTCACCCAACTTCCGGCACCCGGTGACGCTCGCGAAGGAGCTCATCACCCTGGACGACGTGTCCGACGGGCGGATCACCCTCGGGATCGGAGCGGGCGGAAACGGCTTCGACGCCACCACGCTGCGGGGGAGCGGCGAGGAGCCGTGGAACCCGCGCGAACGCGCCGACCACTTCGAGGAGTTCGTCCCGCTGCTCGACCGGCTGCTCCGGGAGCCGACCGTCACGCAGGAAGGGCGGTTCTACAGCGCGAACGAGGCCCGGAACATCCCCGGCTGTGTGCAGCGTCCCCGGCTGCCTTTCGCGGTCGCCGCGACCGGACCGCGCGGAATGAGGCTCGCGGCGCGGCACGGCCAGGCATGGGTGACGACGGGTGACCCGAAGCTGTTCGAGTCCGGGACGCCCGATCAGTCCGTGGAAGCAGTCCGCGGTCAGATCGCACGGCTCGGCGCGGCCTGTGAGGAAGCCGGCCGCGACGTCGCCGAACTGGACAAGATCCTGCTCACCGGGTTCACGCCCGGCAGCCCCCTGGGGTCCTTCGACGCGTTCGTGGACTTCGCGGGAACACACTTCGAGCTCGGATTCACCGAGATCGTCGTCCACTGGCCGGTACCCGACTCCGTCTTCGCCCTGGACACCAAGGTGTTCGAGCGGATCGCCACCGAGGCCCTGGCCCAGTTCGACTGACCGCTCGCGTCCCCGTCTCCGAGCGTGGCGGGGACGCTGCGGCAGCCCCCGACCGGGGAGGTTCGCCGATCGGAGCCCTTGGCATATGCCGGAGTCAGGTACCGCAGCTCACGGGCTCACCCTCTCAGATGTGCGCCCCTCTGCACGCCCGTGCGACTCCGTACGGGAGAATGGCCGGGTGACCTCAGCTACCGACTCGCCTCTGCCGGCCGTGACCCGGCTGATCGCCACCGATCTGGACGGCACCCTCCTACGCGACGACAAGACCCTGTCGGACCGCACGACAGCCGCACTGGCGGCCGCGGAAGAGGCGGGAATCGAGGTCTTCTTCGTCACCGGCAGGCCCGCCCGCTGGATGGACGTCGTCAGCCCCCATGTGCAGCGTCACGGCATGGCGATCTGCGCGAACGGGGCAGCGGTCGCCGATCTCCACGACGGCACACTCCTCAGGACGTATCCGCTGGACCGCGCGGTCGCCCTGGCCGTGGTCGACACCCTGCGCGAGGCGGCTCCCGGAGTCTCCTTCGCCGTCGAGCTGGCCACCGGCATCCATTACGAACCGGCCTATCCCCCGTTCCACATGGATCCGGGTGCCACGGTCGCCGTCGCGGAGAAGCTGCTCCGCGAGGAGGTTCCGGGCACCGGGGCGCCGGTCCTGAAGGTCCTCGCCCACCACCCAGAGCTCGCTCCGGACGCCTTCCTCTCGCTGGCCCGTGACATCGCGGGGGACCATGCGTCGTTCACCCGGTCCAGCCCCACCGCGCTGCTGGAGATCAGTGGACTCGGAGTCTCCAAGGCCGCCACGCTCGCCGCCTGCTGTGCGGAGCGCGGGATCTCGGCGGACGAGGTCGTCGCGTTCGGGGACATGCCCAACGATGTGGAGATGCTGAGCTGGGCCGGTGCGTCGTTCGCCATGGGCAACGCCCATCCGGCCGCCGTGGCCGCGGCGTCCGGGGTGACGCTCACGAACGACGAGGACGGTGTCGCGGTCGTGATCGAGCGGATCCTCGCCGCGCGCTGAGGTCACTGGTAGCCGGGGTGGCCCGCCCGTGCCGTCCCACGGCACCGGGCCGGTCGCCCTGCGTCAGAGCGGGACCTCCCAGGTCACCGTCGTGCCGCCGCTGTCCGCCCCTGTCCCCGGCCCGAACCAGCTCGCGCCGCCGAGGGACTCGGCCCGCCGCGCGAGGTTCCGCAACCCACTGCGCCGTCCGCCGTCCGGGATCCCGACCCCGTCGTCGGCCACCGTCAGCCGTACCCCGTCCCGCCCGTCCGGCAGCACCGCGGTCGCGTCCACCGTCACCTCGACCCTCGATGCCCCCGCGTGACGGAACACGTTGGAGAGCGCCTCACGAAGGGCCGCGATGAGGTTCTTGCCCGCGAGCTCCCCCACCAGCGAGTCGACCGGCCCCAGGAATCGGTGCGCGGGCATGAAACCCAGGGGGACCGCCGCCATGTTGATCTCCCGCAGCACTCGGGTCCGCAGCCCCGACGGAGCCTCCGCCGGTTCCTGCTGCAGCGCGAAGATGGCGGTGCGGATCTCCTGGATGGTCACGTCCAGCTCGTCTACGGCCCGTCCGATGCCGGCCTGCACAGCGGGGACCGAGGAGCGCCGCTGAGCGTCCTCCAGCATGATCCCGGTGGCGAACAGACGCTGGATGACCAGGTCGTGGAGGTCCCGGGCGATCCGGTCGCGATCCTCGTAGACGGCGAGCCGCTCCCGGTCCCGCTGGGCCTCGGCCAGCTTCAGGGCGAGTGCGGCCTGCGCGGCGAAATGGGTGGCCAGCGTCCGCTCCGCCCGGGTGAACGGCCGAGCGCCCCGGACCCGCGGGATGGACAGGGCCCCCAGCACCCGGCCGCCGCTGCGCAGCGGGAGCAGCATGTGCGGGCCGAACTGATCGGCCAGCCTGGTGATCAGCCGGGGGTCTGTCGCCGAGTCGTCCAGGAACACCTCCTCGCCCCTCAGGAGCGCCGCGACCACGGGGCTCTGCGGCGGGATGATCACGCCGAGGGAGGCGGACGGTGTGTCCCCGGCGACGGCGACGATCTCCAGGCCTCCCTGCGCGGCCGGAAGCAGCACGATGCCGACCTCGGCGTCGGCGAGACGGCGCGCCTGCTCTGCGACGACGGCGAGTGCCTCGTCGGCGTCCCCTCCCGAGAGGAGCGCGGTGGTGACGGCCACCGAACCGTCGATCCAGCGCTCTCGCCTGCGGGCCGCCTCGTACATCCGCGCGTGCCCGATGGCGATCCCGGCCTCCGTGGCCAACACGCGCAGCATGTGCAGTGCGTCGTCGCCGAAGGCGTCCCCGTCGTACTTCTCCATCACGTAGAGATTGCCGAAGGTCCGGTCCTGGTCCTGGATCGGAACCCCGAGGAAGGTACGCATCTTCGGGTGGCCCGCCGGAAAGCCCGCGAAGCGCGGATCCGTCTCCAGATCCTCCAGGCGGATGGACACGCCCTCCTGGATCAGTGCCCCCAGGAGCCCGGTGTGCCCGTCGGGCGGGCGTCCGATCGCCCGGGCGGTCTCCTCCGGCACCCCGTGGGTGATGAAGTCGCAGAGGTTCTCACCGGGCGTCTCGACGACGCCGATGGCCGCATAGCGGGCGTGGGCGAGTTCGGCCGCTGTCTCACAGATGCGCTCGAGGGTGGCGTGGAGTTCGAGGCCCGTCCCGACGGACCTCGTTGCCTCCAGCAGCTGCGGCACACGTGCCGTCAGCTCAGCGGAGAGCCCTCGCAGACCTCCGCTGGTCTGCTGCGCGGATCCGGGCGAGTCCTTCGGGTCAGGCTCGGGCATGCCCCGAGCGTAATAAGCACCCATTCGTACGGAAAGTCGGAATCCTGAACACCGGCTGCCCCTCAGCCCCGCACGGACACCGTCTCCCTCCGCCCCGCCGCGACACGCATCGGTTCCTGCTCACGTCGGAGCATCCGGAGGAACGGGCCGTCCTGTGCGGCCAGAGCGGCGTACGGACCCTGCTGCACCACCCGTCCTCCGTCCAGCACCAGAACCTCGTCGACCGCGTCGAGCCCGGCCAGCCGATGGGTGATCAGCACGGTCGTGCGCCCCTCGGTCGCGGCCAGCAGGTCGGCGGTCAGCGCGTCCGCCGTCTCCAGGTCGAGGTGCTCCGCGGGCTCGTCGAGCACGAGCACGGGGAAGTCGGCCAGGAGCGCACGGGCCAGTGCCAGCCGCTGCCGCTGTCCGCCGGACAGCCGGGCCCCGTGTTCGCCCACCAGCGTGTCGAGGCCGTCGGGCAGGGACAGGGTCCAGTCCAGCAGCCTGGCCGCGGCAAGGGCGTCCCGCAGTTGGGCATCGGTCGCACCGGGGCGGGCGAGCCGCAGGTTCTCACGGATGGAACTGTCGAAGACGTGTGCGTCCTGGGCGCACAGCCCGACGAAGGTCCGGACCGTGTCGCCGTCCAGCGCGGAGGCCTCCGTGCCGCCCAGACGGTACGTCCCCTCCCGGGCGTCCAGGAAGCGGAGCAGGACCTGCGCGAGCGTGGTCTTCCCCGAACCGGACGGCCCCACGACGGCGACCCGTTTGCCGGGGTCCAGTGTCAGATCGAGCGAGTGCAGCGCATCGCGCTCCGCGCCCTCGTAACGGGCGGACAGCCCGCGTACGTCAAGCGGGAAGGGCGAGGCGGGCGCGTCGGCCGGCTCTGCCGGTTCCTCGACCTGCACGGGGGCGTCCAGCACCTCGAAGACCCGCTCCGCGCTCCGCCCGACCCGCTGCCGGTACTGCACCGCGAGCGGCAGTCCTGTCACCGCCTCGAAGGCAGCGAGGGGAGTGAGGACGACCACTGCGAGCTCCACACCTGCCAGTCGGCCGTCGGACACCGCCGGCAACGCGAAGACCGCCGCACCCACGACGGTGAGCCCGCAGATCAGAGCCGAGAGCCCGCCGCCCAGCGCGGTCGCGGCCGCCGCGCGCGACGCGATCCGTGTGAGGACGCCGTCCGCCGTGCGCACCTGCCCCCTGCGGTCGGGCAGCGCACCGGCGACGGTGAGCTCGGCCGTGCCGCCGAGGAGATCGGCGACCCGGACGGCCAGCGCGGACCGGGCGGGTGCCAGCCGGCGCTCGGCGCGGCGGGCGCAGAGCCCGCTGAGCCACGGCACTCCCACGCCGGCGAGGAGCAGTCCGACGGCCAGGACCGCGCCCGCCTCCGGCAGCATCCAGCCGGTGAAGGCCACCGCCCCCGATCCGACCGCCAGCGCGGTTCCGGCCGGCAGCAGCCACCGCAGCCAGTAGTCCTGCAGTGCGTCCACATCGGAGACCAGCCGGGACAGCAGGTCGCCACGTCGCGTGGTCCGGAGACCGGCGGGCGCGACGCGTTCCAGGCCGCGGTACACGGCCACCCTGAGCTCGGCGAGCATCCTGAGCACGGCGTCATGGGACACCAGCCGCTCCGCGTAGCGGAAGACGGCCCGGCCGATACCGAAGGCCCTGGTCGCGGTCACCGCGACCATCAGATACAGCACCGGGGGCTGCTCGGAGGCACGTGAGATCAGCCATCCGGAGACGGCCATGAGTCCGACGGACGACCCCACGGCGAGGCTGCCCAGCAGAAGGGCCAGTCCCAGCTTCCCGTGCTGGGAGCCGGCGGCCTCCCTGACCCGGGCGAGAACACGGCCACCGGCCCTGGGAGCGGTGTCCTGGAGCAGCGCAGGGACGTCATCGTCCACTGCCGGCTCCCCCTGCTCGGGCGCTCGCCGCCGTCCCCGACCTCGAGGACGGCATCCGCGGAGTCCGGGACACCCGAAGTGGTCCTACCGGCCGGGGTCTTCCCCTCGGGCAGCCCGCCCGGGCGCGGCTCCAGCGCCACCACCCGGTCCGCGACCGAGAGGAGTGCCTGGCCGGTGGACGACCAGCAGCACGGTGCGGCCCTCGGCCAGCCTGCGTACCGCGTCGACGATGCCCGCCTCCGACTCGCCGTCCAGACTCGCCGTCGGCTCGTCGAGCAGCAGCAGAGGCCGGTCGGCGAGGAAGGCCCTCGCCAGCGCGAGCCGCTGTCGCTGGCCCGCGGAGAGACCGGCACCGTCCTCACCGAGCTGTGTTCCGGCACCGTCCGGCAACGCGGCCACGAAGTCGTTGGCCCCTGCCTCCCGCAGCGCGGCCATGACCGCCGCGTCGTCCGCGTCCGGACGGGCCAGCCGTACGTTGTCCGCGATCGTCCCGGCGAAGAGATGAGGCCGCTGCGGCACCCACGCGATCTGCTCGCGCCAGCGTTCCGGGGAGAGAGCGGAAAGATCGGTCCCGCCGACCCGTACCCGCCCCTCGTCCGGAACGGTGAACCCCAGCACCACGCTGAGCAGCGTGGACTTGCCGACTCCGCTGGGGCCGGTCAGGGCGACGGTCTCCCCGGGCTCGACCACGAGGGATGCGGCATCCAGCGAGGGCGCGGTCCGGCCCCGGTGCCGGACCGCCACGCTGTCCAGCTCCAGCCGCAGCTGCTGCGGCACGTCCTGGGAACCGCCGGCCACGGGCTCGGTCTCCAGCACCGCGAAGATCTCCTCCGCGGCGGAGAGCCCTTCCGCGGCCGCGTGGTACTGGGCACCGACCTGACGGATCGGGAGGTAGGCCTCCGGCGCCAGGATGAGAACGACCAGCCCCGTGTACAGGTCGAGCTCTCCGTGGACGAGCCGCATTCCGATCGTCACCGCGACCAGTGCCACGGAGAGAGTCGCCAGCAACTCCAGCGCGAAGGAGGACAGGAAGGCGATCCGGAGGGTCTTCAGCGTGGCCTGGCGGTACTGCGAGGTGATGCTGCGGATCGATTCGGCCTGCGCCTTGGCCCGGCCGAAGACCTTCAGCGTGGGGAGCCCGGCCACCACATCGAGGAAGTGCCCGGAAAGCCGTGACAGCAGCTTCCACTGGCGGTCCATCCGGGACTGGGTCGCCCACCCGATCAGAATCATGAAGAGCGGAATCAGCGGCAGAGTCACCACGATGATCGCCGCGGAGACCCAGTCCTCGGTGACGATCCGGGCCAGGACCGCCACCGGGACGACGACCGCGAGCCCAAGCTGCGGGAGATAGCGCGAGAAGTAGTCGTCGAGGGCGTCGACACCCCGTGTGGCCAATGCGATGAGCGACCCGGTGCGCTGCCCGCTCAGCCAGTCCGGGCCAAGCTCGGAGGCCCGCTCCATGAGCCGGCCACGGAGCTCGGACTTGACCGCGGCACTCGCCCTGTACGCGGCCAGTTCGGTCAGCCAGGCCACTCCCGCCCGCCCCAGCGCGACGGCGGCGAGCAGGAGCAGCGGTGTGCGGAGCCCGGCGACGGACAGCCCGTCCTCGAACCCGCCCACCACCACTTCGGCGACGAGCATCGCCTGGGCGATGACCAGAGCGGCTCCGACCAGCCCCAGGGCCACCACGGCCGCCAGGAAGAACCGGGTGGCCCGGGCGTACCGGAGGAGACGCGGGTCGATCGGTTTCACGTGAAACAGCTCCCCAGTGAGCTCATGTCATTGACTCGGCCGGTTCAGTGCGCGTCGGCGATGTGATGCGTACCGATGCGCTTCCGGAACACCCAGTACGTCCAGCCCTGGTACAGCAGCACCACCGGAGTGGCGATCCCCGCGCACCAGGTCATGAT
The DNA window shown above is from Streptomyces sp. Alt3 and carries:
- a CDS encoding RNA 2'-phosphotransferase; protein product: MDERRTVKVSKYLSKHLRHEPDRIGISLDAQGWVPVDELLRACARQGFALTRDELDHVVAANDKQRFALDGDRIRANQGHSVSVDLGLPAAEPPAYLYHGTVARALEAIRAEGLRPMSRHHVHLSPDRETAVRVGARRGAPIVLPVDSGAMHRAGHSFHVTANGVWLTDCVPTLYLRLRE
- a CDS encoding LLM class flavin-dependent oxidoreductase, whose amino-acid sequence is MTSSRRLSTVILPIHRWNQGGRPLWVRAEELGFHAAYTYDHLAWRTFRDGPWFGALPTLTAAAAATERLRLGTLVTSPNFRHPVTLAKELITLDDVSDGRITLGIGAGGNGFDATTLRGSGEEPWNPRERADHFEEFVPLLDRLLREPTVTQEGRFYSANEARNIPGCVQRPRLPFAVAATGPRGMRLAARHGQAWVTTGDPKLFESGTPDQSVEAVRGQIARLGAACEEAGRDVAELDKILLTGFTPGSPLGSFDAFVDFAGTHFELGFTEIVVHWPVPDSVFALDTKVFERIATEALAQFD
- a CDS encoding Cof-type HAD-IIB family hydrolase; the protein is MTSATDSPLPAVTRLIATDLDGTLLRDDKTLSDRTTAALAAAEEAGIEVFFVTGRPARWMDVVSPHVQRHGMAICANGAAVADLHDGTLLRTYPLDRAVALAVVDTLREAAPGVSFAVELATGIHYEPAYPPFHMDPGATVAVAEKLLREEVPGTGAPVLKVLAHHPELAPDAFLSLARDIAGDHASFTRSSPTALLEISGLGVSKAATLAACCAERGISADEVVAFGDMPNDVEMLSWAGASFAMGNAHPAAVAAASGVTLTNDEDGVAVVIERILAAR
- a CDS encoding sensor histidine kinase, whose translation is MPEPDPKDSPGSAQQTSGGLRGLSAELTARVPQLLEATRSVGTGLELHATLERICETAAELAHARYAAIGVVETPGENLCDFITHGVPEETARAIGRPPDGHTGLLGALIQEGVSIRLEDLETDPRFAGFPAGHPKMRTFLGVPIQDQDRTFGNLYVMEKYDGDAFGDDALHMLRVLATEAGIAIGHARMYEAARRRERWIDGSVAVTTALLSGGDADEALAVVAEQARRLADAEVGIVLLPAAQGGLEIVAVAGDTPSASLGVIIPPQSPVVAALLRGEEVFLDDSATDPRLITRLADQFGPHMLLPLRSGGRVLGALSIPRVRGARPFTRAERTLATHFAAQAALALKLAEAQRDRERLAVYEDRDRIARDLHDLVIQRLFATGIMLEDAQRRSSVPAVQAGIGRAVDELDVTIQEIRTAIFALQQEPAEAPSGLRTRVLREINMAAVPLGFMPAHRFLGPVDSLVGELAGKNLIAALREALSNVFRHAGASRVEVTVDATAVLPDGRDGVRLTVADDGVGIPDGGRRSGLRNLARRAESLGGASWFGPGTGADSGGTTVTWEVPL